The Pseudomonas alkylphenolica genomic sequence CGATTGAATGTCCGGCAGGCCACGGCATCGGCCTGGATCAGCAGCTATTCAGTCGAGCGTAAAGAGGTGCTGTTCCAAGATTTTTACAAAGAAAATCGCCTGTTGAGCGATACCGTCCTGGCGCAGATCGCCGGTGGCCGAGCCCAGCCTGCCGATGCGGTCACACCCAGGCAGGAAGCGGCGCAATTGGCAGAGCAACAGGACGATCTGATTCGCCAGCGAGCACAAGCTCGAGCGGCTCTCAAGCGCTGGATTGGCGCCGCCGCCAATGACCAGCCTGTGGGCCGTCTGCCGGAATGGCCTGTCGATAGCTCAAGCTATTCCCACAAGTTGCAACATCATCCTGAACTGGCAGCGTTTGCACCGATGACCCGCGAGGCTGAAGCCAAAGTGCGCGAAGCCGAAGCGGAAAAGCAGTCCGACTGGAGCTGGGAAGTCGATTATCAGCGCCGCGGGCGGGAGTTCGGCGATATGGTCAGCGTGCAACTCTCATGGGATCTGCCGTTGCTCCCCGGCTCCCGACAAAATCCCAGGATCGCCGCCAAACACGCCGAGCTGAATCAATTGGAAGCCGAGCGCGAAGCGCTTACACGCGAGCATACCCAGCAACTGGAAGCTGATTTGGCTGACTACGAGCGTCTCAACCGTGCCGTGAGCCGCAGCCGGGAAACCCTGGTCCCCCTGGCCAAGGAAAAGGTTGGACTGAGCATGGCCAGCTACCGCGCAGGGAAAGGCGACCTGGCGTCTGTTATAGCGGCCCGACGTGAACTCATCGAGGCTCGCCTTAAACAAATTGACGTCGAAGAACAGCGAGCGCTGACGAATGCTCGCTTGTATTTCAACTACGGGGACACCAGCGAATGAGCACTCGAATCTGGAAAGGGGCTTTGCTGGCAGGCTTCTCGGTGGCCATAGGCGTTGGTGGCGGCTACTGGTTCGCTCAGCAACGCATGAACACAATGCCTGATGCGCTCACCCAGCAGGCTCCCAAAATGCAAGACGAACGCAAGGTGCTGTATTGGTACGATCCGATGGTCCCGCAGCAGAAGTTCGATAAACCTGGCAAATCGCCCTTTATGGACATGCAGCTGGTACCGCAATACGCGGATGGCACAACCACCGGTGCCGCCATCAGCATCGACCCGGGCCTGACTCAGAATCTGGGCATGCGCCTGGCGACCGTCACCCGTGGCGCCCTCGCTTCTAGCCTGGACGTTGTCGGCGTGCTGGCATTCAACGAGCGGGAAGTTGCGGTGATTCAGGCACGTACCGCTGGCTTTGTGGAAAGGATCTATGCCCGCGCTCCAGGCGACGTACTCAAGGCCAATGCACCATTGGCGGATATCCTAGTACCGGAGTGGGCTGCTGCTCAGGAAGAATTCCTCGCACTTAAACGTAATGGCGATGCCG encodes the following:
- a CDS encoding TolC family protein, whose translation is MNSKCYCTGWPLVAGLLASVLALPSVAAPLTLDEALRLAENNAPSLTAQAAKLQAATNAAIPAGELPDPKLLMGVQNYPIGGPDRWSLDQDFMTMQMVGVMQEMPNRDKRRARTAVAEAAVDRAAAEARVERLNVRQATASAWISSYSVERKEVLFQDFYKENRLLSDTVLAQIAGGRAQPADAVTPRQEAAQLAEQQDDLIRQRAQARAALKRWIGAAANDQPVGRLPEWPVDSSSYSHKLQHHPELAAFAPMTREAEAKVREAEAEKQSDWSWEVDYQRRGREFGDMVSVQLSWDLPLLPGSRQNPRIAAKHAELNQLEAEREALTREHTQQLEADLADYERLNRAVSRSRETLVPLAKEKVGLSMASYRAGKGDLASVIAARRELIEARLKQIDVEEQRALTNARLYFNYGDTSE